Proteins found in one Oncorhynchus gorbuscha isolate QuinsamMale2020 ecotype Even-year linkage group LG15, OgorEven_v1.0, whole genome shotgun sequence genomic segment:
- the LOC123996963 gene encoding retinal Mueller cells isomerohydrolase-like, producing MVSRIEHPAGGYKKIFETCEELNEPIPAVVVGVIPEWLSGSLLRLGPGLFEVGAEPFYHLFDGQALMHKFDLKNGHVTYYRKFVKTDAYVRAMTEKRVVITEFGTAAYPDPCKNIFSRFFTYFKGIEVTDNCLVNVYPVGEDFYACTETNYITKVDPDTLETLKRVDLCDYLSVNGVTAHPHIESDGTVYNIGNCFGKNMSLAYNIVKIPPTPKDKSDPIAKSKVLVQLPSSERFKPSYVHSFGMTENYFVFVETPVKINLLKFLTAWSIWGTNYMDCFESNETMGTWFHLATKDPAEYIEHKFRTSAFNLFHHINSYEDDGFIVVDLCTWKGHEFVYNYLYLANLRENWEEVKKAAMRAPQPEVRRYVLPMDVHKEEQGKNLISLPYTTATAVMRSDGTIWLEPEVLFSGPRQAFEFPQINYSKFSGKNYSYAYGLGLNHFIPDRICKLNVKTKDTWVWQEPDSYPSEPIFVQTPDSVEEDDGVLLSIVVNPGADQRPGYLLILNARDLTEIARAEVEVIIPVTFHGMYKP from the exons TTTGAGGTGGGGGCTGAGCCTTTCTACCACCTCTTTGATGGCCAGGCCCTCATGCACAAGTTTGACCTAAAGAACGGCCATGTGACATACTATCGGAA ATTTGTCAAAACAGATGCCTATGTGCGAGCCATGACAGAGAAAAGAGTGGTCATCACGGAGTTTGGAACAGCAGCCTACCCAGATCCTTGCAAAAATATATTCTCAAG GTTTTTCACCTACTTCAAAGGGATTGAGGTGACAGATAATTGCTTAGTGAACGTGTACCCTGTTGGTGAGGATTTCTATGCCTGCACAGAAACCAACTACATCACCAAAGTGGACCCAGACACACTGGAGACTCTGAAAAGG GTGGACCTGTGTGACTACCTCTCGGTCAATGGAGTGACAGCTCATCCACACATTGAAAGTGATGGAACGGTGTACAACATTGGGAACTGTTTTGGGAAGaatatgtcactggcctacaacaTTGTCAAAATTCCTCCCACACCAAAAG ATAAGTCAGACCCCATTGCAAAGTCCAAGGTTCTTGTGCAGCTCCCCAGCAGTGAGAGATTCAAGCCCTCCTATGTTCACAG CTTTGGAATGACAGAAAACTACTTTGTCTTCGTTGAGACTCCAGTGAAGATAAACCTTCTAAAATTCTTGACCGCTTGGAGCATCTGGGGCACAAATTACATGGATTGCTTTGAGTCAAACGAAACCATGGGC ACATGGTTCCATCTGGCTACAAAGGACCCAGCTGAATACATAGAGCATAAATTCAGGACTTCTGCCTTCAATCTCTTCCATCACATCAACAGCTATGAGGATGATGGCTTCATCGTTGTTGACTTGTGTACTTGGAAAGG CCATGAGTTTGTCTACAACTACCTATATCTGGCCAACCTGCGGGAGAACTGGGAGGAAGTGAAGAAAGCTGCTATGAGGGCACCTCAGCCAGAGGTCCGGCGATACGTTCTGCCCATGGATGTCCACAAG GAGGAACAGGGGAAGAATCTGATATCCCTTCCGTACACCACAGCCACTGCAGTGATGCGCAGCGATGGAACCATCTGGCTGGAGCCTGAGGTTCTGTTTTCTGGACCacgacaag CTTTCGAGTTCCCTCAGATCAACTACAGTAAGTTCTCTGGGAAGAACTACAGCTATGCCTATGGACTGGGCCTGAACCACTTCATCCCTGACAGG ATCTGCAAACTGAACGTGAAGACTAAGGATACGTGGGTGTGGCAGGAGCCAGACTCTTACCCCTCAGAGCCCATCTTTGTGCAGACCCCGGATTCTGTGGAGGAAGATGACG GGGTGTTGTTGAGCATCGTGGTGAACCCTGGAGCAGACCAGAGGCCAGGGTATCTCCTCATCCTCAATGCCAGAGACCTGACAGAGATCGCACGGGCTGAGGTGGAGGTCATCATCCCTGTCACCTTCCATGGAATGTACAAACCTTAG